From a single Lolium rigidum isolate FL_2022 chromosome 7, APGP_CSIRO_Lrig_0.1, whole genome shotgun sequence genomic region:
- the LOC124671137 gene encoding tubby-like F-box protein 7: MSGTMVKDSLLVPQDIEEPGPRDGLIQCFIKRDKSKQTYHLYMSFSISAMLDDNGKFLLSAKRIRHMTYNGYTISMDSKNISQSGSGYIGMLRSDFFHRKFIIYDTQPPYNAPTLRTHERNCRRFSSRKVSPKVSMGSYPIAEVKYDYNVLGARGPRQMQCTMQSIPTSAVEFGPQDGDGAGDKEEMLLVLRNKEPRWHIQQQCWCLNFHGRVTVASVKNFQLIAAPTPAATGTAASAQPLPASPSSSSYNHDTVILQFGRVSKDTFTMDYRHPLSAFQAFAICLTNFDTKVANA; the protein is encoded by the exons ATGTCCGGCACcatggtcaaagattccctcctGGTGCCACAGGACATTGAGGAG CCTGGACCTCGAGATGGATTAATCCAATGTTTCATAAAAAGGGACAAGTCAAAGCAAACTTATCATCTCTACATGTCCTTTTCGATCTCTG CTATGCTCGATGATAATGGGAAGTTCCTACTATCAGCTAAAAGGATTCGACACATGACCTACAATGGCTACACCATTTCTATGGATTCTAAAAATATTTCCCAATCAGGTAGTGGCTACATTGGAATGTTGAG ATCAGATTTCTTTCACCGCAAATTTATCATATATGACACACAGCCGCCATACAATGCTCCGACACTTCGCACACATGAACGGAACTGTCGGCGATTCTCCTCAAGGAAAGTTTCCCCAAAAGTTTCGATGGGTAGCTACCCCATTGCTGAGGTGAAGTATGACTATAATGTGTTGGGCGCCCGTGGGCCAAGGCAGATGCAATGCACTATGCAGTCCATCCCAACATCAGCAGTAGAGTTTGGGCCGCAAGACGGTGATGGTGCTGGGGACAAGGAGGAGATGCTCTTGGTTCTTAGAAACAAAGAACCAAGGTGGCACATCCAGCAGCAGTGCTGGTGCCTCAACTTCCATGGGCGGGTCACGGTGGCCTCTGTCAAAAACTTCCAGCTGATAGCTGCCCCGACGCCAGCAGCTACAGGAACGGCGGCTTCTGCACAGCCCCTTCCTGCCAGTCCGTCATCTTCATCATACAACCACGACACTGTGATCCTGCAATTTGGTAGAGTCTCCAAGGATACCTTCACGATGGACTACCGGCACCCGCTGTCGGCCTTTCAGGCTTTTGCCATCTGCTTGACCAACTTCGACACCAAAG